The following coding sequences are from one Enterococcus sp. 4G2_DIV0659 window:
- a CDS encoding helix-turn-helix transcriptional regulator: MKTERLLAITMILLKKKQISASQLAEMFEVSVRTIYRDITSLSEAGIPVTSSPGVNGGIQIMDTYKIDKHFFTSTDITSLLIALESLSSNVSPIQIGQTFEKIKTLVPEQFRDEIEFKTNQIVIDLTPWTSNHTLQPYLEIVKSGMEQGRLLRFDYEDNKGNKTKRMVEPYRLVLKEISWYLQAFCIEKDDFRTFKISRITHLEQLTETFQAREFQAKPLGKEPFYGNTFTITTLKVTRRVKEQLVDKFGQLTFYPSDTPEKLIVEFPFMEDEFGYNLLLGFGNQCECLEPPHVRAELKKRIEHLLTLYQDF; encoded by the coding sequence ATGAAAACAGAGCGACTACTTGCGATTACAATGATCCTATTAAAAAAGAAACAAATCAGTGCTTCTCAGTTAGCTGAAATGTTTGAAGTATCTGTTCGAACGATTTACCGTGATATTACTTCTCTTAGTGAGGCAGGCATCCCTGTAACCTCATCACCTGGGGTAAATGGCGGCATCCAGATTATGGATACTTATAAAATAGATAAGCATTTTTTCACTTCAACAGATATCACCTCTCTGCTGATTGCCTTAGAAAGCTTGTCTAGCAATGTATCTCCAATTCAAATAGGCCAAACATTTGAAAAAATAAAAACCCTCGTTCCAGAACAATTCCGTGATGAAATCGAGTTTAAAACCAACCAAATTGTTATTGACTTAACGCCTTGGACTAGTAACCATACCTTACAACCCTACTTAGAAATTGTTAAATCAGGTATGGAACAAGGTCGTTTGCTCCGTTTTGATTACGAAGATAACAAAGGGAATAAAACAAAACGAATGGTTGAGCCCTACAGACTTGTTCTAAAAGAAATTAGTTGGTATTTACAAGCCTTTTGTATAGAAAAAGATGATTTTCGTACATTTAAAATTTCAAGAATTACCCATTTAGAACAATTGACTGAAACATTCCAAGCTAGAGAATTTCAAGCGAAACCGCTAGGAAAAGAACCTTTTTATGGAAATACATTTACAATCACTACCTTGAAAGTAACACGCAGAGTCAAAGAACAATTAGTTGATAAATTTGGGCAATTAACTTTTTATCCTTCTGACACTCCAGAAAAATTAATTGTAGAATTTCCCTTTATGGAAGATGAATTTGGTTATAACTTACTTTTAGGTTTTGGCAATCAATGTGAATGCTTAGAGCCGCCTCATGTTAGAGCAGAATTAAAAAAACGAATTGAACATTTACTGACACTTTACCAAGATTTCTAA
- a CDS encoding DUF4430 domain-containing protein, which yields MKKFFKTVMIVTVLFLLGACSNPVDKKAETKSSDELLNVTIILKEDDKQFDKKELKVNKKESLQTVLEKNYKIEMSKDFISGIDGHLQDEKASKYWMYDVNGKQPDVGAVEYFLKNGDVVTWTLNKL from the coding sequence ATGAAAAAATTTTTTAAAACAGTCATGATTGTGACCGTGCTTTTTTTATTAGGTGCGTGCAGTAATCCAGTGGATAAAAAAGCTGAAACAAAATCGAGTGATGAGTTGCTAAATGTCACGATTATTCTGAAAGAAGACGATAAACAGTTTGATAAAAAAGAGTTGAAAGTAAATAAAAAAGAGTCTCTTCAAACGGTTCTGGAGAAAAATTATAAAATAGAGATGTCAAAAGATTTTATTAGTGGAATAGATGGTCATCTACAAGATGAGAAAGCTAGTAAATATTGGATGTATGATGTGAATGGAAAACAACCTGATGTAGGAGCTGTCGAGTATTTTCTAAAAAATGGTGACGTTGTTACTTGGACATTGAATAAACTATAA
- a CDS encoding efflux RND transporter periplasmic adaptor subunit, producing the protein MKKKIMFAIFAVLAVVLVIFLFVQTNSGKSNTITVRTGEVKKETIVEKLSTTGTLIPNQSQSLSGTGNVVEVNVNIGDKVEKDKVLATYDNGLQLVAGFDGTITQVNIKAKQPDTNTQQAKSSIQLDDLSTLKVKLELSNSEASSVSVDQKVEISNGDQTFSGKISEKDPVAQNTQSATGTTASLAAIVTFDKAPENLFAGFDTDVDITTNTVENVLALPVEALTYNDKNEPIVYSVKNGQAKETTIKIGIQSDKLIEVKSGLKEGETVILSPSSDIKNNTDVTKE; encoded by the coding sequence ATGAAAAAGAAAATAATGTTTGCCATTTTTGCAGTGCTAGCAGTTGTACTTGTGATTTTCTTGTTCGTTCAAACAAATTCAGGTAAATCCAATACAATAACCGTAAGAACAGGAGAAGTAAAAAAGGAAACGATTGTTGAGAAACTTTCTACCACAGGAACCTTGATTCCAAACCAAAGCCAGTCTCTTTCAGGCACTGGAAATGTAGTCGAAGTAAATGTTAACATTGGCGACAAAGTGGAAAAGGATAAAGTTCTAGCAACTTATGACAACGGATTACAATTAGTTGCAGGGTTTGATGGAACCATTACGCAAGTAAATATCAAAGCAAAACAACCGGATACAAATACCCAACAAGCTAAATCCTCTATTCAATTAGATGACCTTTCTACCTTGAAAGTCAAACTAGAGCTATCAAACTCTGAAGCATCGTCTGTTTCAGTCGATCAGAAAGTAGAAATTTCAAACGGCGATCAAACATTTTCAGGAAAAATTTCTGAAAAAGACCCTGTTGCTCAAAATACTCAATCTGCCACTGGTACTACCGCAAGTTTAGCCGCAATCGTAACATTTGATAAAGCTCCTGAAAATCTATTCGCAGGGTTTGATACGGATGTCGATATTACTACAAATACCGTAGAAAATGTACTGGCCTTGCCTGTTGAAGCTTTAACGTATAATGACAAAAATGAACCAATTGTTTATAGTGTCAAAAACGGTCAAGCAAAAGAAACAACCATAAAAATAGGTATTCAATCTGATAAATTGATCGAAGTAAAAAGTGGACTAAAAGAAGGCGAAACCGTTATTCTTTCGCCAAGCTCTGATATTAAAAATAATACTGACGTAACCAAAGAATAG
- a CDS encoding metallophosphoesterase has translation MKEFIYAISDIHGEYELFNELIQYFDPTMHQLVLIGDLNDRGPKTKESFLLGKELVEKYKAIYLRGNHEEYFLQFLNKPEDWFTSYVRNGGKETMESLLHKGATEEYSPTEIAMMIRSRYKELIEFLKERPLYFEWKNYIFVHAGVDLTKKDWHETSSHDFIWIREAFHTGKNNTGKTIVFGHTITPMLHGDMETTDLWRSDNKIGIDGGAVFGGSVHGVIFDATGIVQDIEYQNLNGPWRPDF, from the coding sequence ATGAAGGAATTTATTTATGCAATCAGTGATATTCATGGAGAGTATGAATTGTTTAATGAGTTAATCCAATATTTTGATCCAACGATGCATCAACTAGTTTTAATTGGTGATTTAAATGACCGCGGACCAAAAACGAAAGAAAGTTTTTTACTCGGAAAAGAATTGGTTGAAAAATACAAGGCAATTTATCTTAGAGGGAATCATGAAGAATATTTTTTACAATTTTTAAATAAACCGGAAGATTGGTTTACTAGTTATGTTCGGAATGGCGGGAAAGAAACGATGGAAAGCTTGCTTCATAAAGGGGCCACCGAAGAATATTCTCCTACTGAAATCGCAATGATGATTCGTAGCCGATACAAAGAGTTGATCGAATTTCTAAAGGAACGTCCATTGTATTTTGAATGGAAGAACTACATATTTGTCCACGCAGGAGTGGACTTAACGAAAAAAGATTGGCATGAAACGAGTTCACATGATTTTATCTGGATCAGAGAAGCTTTTCACACAGGGAAAAACAATACGGGAAAAACGATTGTTTTTGGTCATACAATTACTCCGATGCTTCATGGTGATATGGAAACAACGGATTTATGGCGTTCTGACAACAAGATTGGGATTGATGGAGGTGCTGTTTTTGGTGGTTCTGTTCATGGGGTGATTTTCGATGCTACCGGCATTGTACAAGATATTGAATATCAAAATTTGAACGGACCATGGCGACCTGATTTTTAA
- a CDS encoding pyridoxamine 5'-phosphate oxidase family protein, with the protein MKTAEAFNKIMNEQTEIALATSVKEVPNVRIVSFFYDETKKCLFFATFKMNEKITEFDENSNVAFTTIPTKTTNHVRVHYAQVRKSELTVYDVAEQWIQKIPSYEENIKHAGQMLILYEIHFTEADVVLGMDSKETLHL; encoded by the coding sequence ATGAAAACAGCAGAAGCTTTTAACAAAATCATGAATGAACAAACAGAAATTGCTTTAGCAACTAGTGTTAAGGAGGTTCCAAATGTCCGAATCGTCAGCTTTTTCTATGATGAAACAAAAAAATGTTTATTTTTCGCCACATTTAAAATGAACGAAAAAATCACAGAATTTGACGAGAACTCTAACGTGGCATTTACGACAATCCCAACGAAAACGACGAATCATGTTCGTGTCCATTACGCACAAGTAAGAAAGAGTGAGTTAACTGTATATGATGTTGCAGAACAATGGATTCAAAAAATACCAAGTTACGAAGAAAACATCAAACACGCAGGCCAGATGTTAATTTTGTACGAAATCCATTTTACTGAAGCTGATGTGGTATTAGGAATGGATAGTAAGGAAACACTACATCTGTAA
- a CDS encoding ABC transporter permease, whose product MGIIESFKMAIDSILANKMRSFLTMLGIIIGIAAVIAILAVGNGATTQITGTFSDLGASTISVSTSRDATESQKITSKDIKALKDSIPQIDHLSPAVSIQAVGATNEKSKATLIMAGTPDLQYTNQTMDKAIVYGRYFNSTEYSEGSKVAVISADTARYFFNGRENVVGEKINLRGQKGQISLRIIGVTKSTVEKMVGSFDEEEMMGYVSVPLPTANALNPDATKVTSLTVIVKSKDDIDAVSKQIVNILSVRHNTIGDKVYTATNFLQALDQVNNVLGLFINFIAAVAAIALLVGGIGVMNIMLVSVTERTREIGTRKALGATDSNILFQFLTESVILCLIGGLIGLTLGALLAVTVANVLDITPQFTLGSIIAVLAFSSAIGIFFGVYPARKAAKLDPIEALRYE is encoded by the coding sequence ATGGGAATTATTGAAAGTTTTAAAATGGCGATCGATAGTATTTTAGCGAATAAAATGCGTTCATTTTTGACTATGTTAGGGATCATCATTGGAATCGCTGCGGTTATCGCTATTTTAGCTGTCGGTAATGGCGCAACAACTCAAATAACTGGTACTTTTAGCGATTTAGGTGCATCTACAATTTCTGTTTCTACTAGCCGAGACGCCACCGAGAGTCAAAAAATTACGAGTAAAGATATCAAAGCATTGAAAGACAGCATTCCCCAAATCGATCATCTTTCTCCTGCTGTATCGATCCAAGCCGTTGGTGCTACAAATGAAAAATCAAAAGCAACCTTGATTATGGCTGGAACACCTGATTTGCAGTATACAAATCAAACAATGGACAAAGCTATTGTTTACGGTCGCTATTTTAATTCCACCGAGTATTCAGAAGGCAGTAAAGTCGCTGTAATCAGTGCAGATACCGCTCGCTATTTTTTCAACGGTCGAGAAAATGTGGTTGGAGAGAAAATCAACTTGCGTGGACAAAAAGGACAAATCAGCCTCCGCATCATTGGTGTTACTAAAAGTACTGTAGAAAAAATGGTAGGCTCTTTCGATGAAGAAGAAATGATGGGGTATGTTTCAGTTCCACTACCTACAGCCAACGCCTTAAACCCTGATGCGACAAAAGTTACTAGTTTGACTGTAATTGTTAAATCAAAAGATGATATCGATGCTGTGTCAAAACAAATCGTAAATATTTTGTCCGTTCGTCATAATACAATCGGTGATAAAGTCTATACTGCAACCAACTTCTTACAAGCACTAGATCAAGTGAACAATGTCTTAGGCTTGTTTATCAACTTTATCGCAGCAGTTGCGGCTATCGCCTTACTGGTTGGAGGAATTGGCGTAATGAATATTATGTTAGTTTCCGTAACAGAACGAACAAGAGAAATCGGAACAAGAAAGGCCTTGGGCGCAACGGATAGTAATATCTTATTTCAATTTTTAACAGAGTCAGTAATCTTATGTTTGATTGGCGGCTTGATTGGTCTGACTTTAGGGGCACTTTTAGCAGTGACCGTTGCGAATGTTTTAGACATCACTCCACAATTTACATTAGGTTCGATTATTGCTGTCTTAGCCTTTTCAAGTGCAATTGGTATTTTCTTTGGCGTTTATCCGGCAAGAAAAGCAGCAAAACTTGACCCAATCGAAGCATTGCGTTATGAATAA
- a CDS encoding EVE domain-containing protein, producing MNYWIGVASKDHVEIGVSGGFCQLCHGKSAPLNKMKAGDWLIYYAPKRSLKTKEPCQEFIALGQVLSGDAYLYEMSPGFTPYRKNIAFLKNIQSVPLKTVSTFPLWQKYRSRLRFGHFQIPKELFDFVASNMKVE from the coding sequence ATGAATTATTGGATAGGAGTTGCTTCAAAAGATCATGTAGAAATTGGCGTTTCAGGCGGTTTTTGCCAATTATGTCATGGGAAATCAGCACCGCTAAATAAAATGAAAGCAGGAGATTGGCTGATTTATTATGCACCGAAACGAAGTTTGAAAACAAAAGAACCGTGCCAAGAGTTCATTGCTCTAGGTCAGGTCTTATCAGGTGATGCTTATTTGTATGAAATGTCGCCAGGTTTCACTCCTTATCGTAAAAATATTGCATTTTTAAAGAATATTCAATCTGTACCATTAAAAACAGTTTCAACTTTTCCTTTATGGCAGAAATATCGCTCCCGTTTAAGGTTTGGACATTTTCAAATTCCCAAGGAGTTATTTGACTTCGTTGCTTCGAATATGAAGGTGGAATAA
- a CDS encoding energy-coupling factor transporter transmembrane component T: MNHSLFRQPHPLVIICYYLVMLLVVMSTTNPVIISSCFVASLVERFLYLNGKSKKSVLYPLVFLAIITMTNPLFVHRGATILFFLFNKPITMEAFVYGFFMGLMIVTVIYLFQNLQKAVNSEQFFYLFGERFPKSTLILTLVFRFIPSIQYYYQELNQVQKTLHRSQRQGVKERANYGLDLFGNLFSWSLESAMDTADSMKARGYGVQARSSRLNYVFRKRDKLFLVTIICVGSFFIFRMMAGDYQFNYYPYQDNLYILIQEQGENYLYLVLFAFLPVLWRLWEVIMWAILKLKI, translated from the coding sequence ATGAATCATTCTCTATTTAGGCAACCCCACCCGCTAGTTATTATTTGTTATTATCTAGTGATGCTATTAGTCGTGATGAGTACGACTAATCCCGTTATTATAAGTTCATGTTTTGTTGCAAGCTTAGTTGAGAGGTTCCTTTATTTAAATGGCAAGTCGAAAAAGTCTGTCCTGTATCCATTGGTCTTTTTAGCGATTATTACGATGACAAATCCTTTATTTGTTCATAGAGGCGCAACGATTTTATTCTTTCTTTTTAATAAGCCGATTACCATGGAAGCTTTTGTTTATGGTTTTTTTATGGGTTTAATGATCGTTACGGTTATCTATTTATTTCAAAATTTGCAAAAAGCTGTTAATTCGGAACAATTTTTTTATCTGTTTGGAGAACGATTTCCAAAATCCACATTGATATTGACGTTGGTTTTCCGATTTATACCGTCGATTCAATACTATTATCAAGAGTTAAATCAAGTGCAAAAAACACTACATCGTTCGCAAAGACAAGGGGTTAAAGAAAGAGCGAATTATGGATTGGATTTATTTGGAAACTTATTTTCTTGGTCGTTAGAAAGTGCAATGGATACTGCGGATTCAATGAAAGCACGTGGATATGGTGTTCAAGCTCGAAGCAGTCGATTGAATTATGTATTTAGAAAACGAGATAAGCTGTTTTTAGTTACAATCATTTGTGTGGGAAGTTTTTTTATCTTCAGAATGATGGCGGGGGACTATCAGTTTAATTATTATCCCTATCAAGATAATCTGTATATACTGATTCAAGAGCAAGGCGAAAATTATCTGTATCTTGTACTTTTTGCTTTTTTACCAGTGCTGTGGCGACTATGGGAGGTGATAATGTGGGCTATCTTGAAATTAAAAATTTGA
- a CDS encoding ABC transporter ATP-binding protein, producing the protein MGYLEIKNLSFQYAGTDKPVLNNVSFSVEQGAFILLCGASGSGKSTLLKLLKPQLTPSGQQTGDIYLENETIMALPEPFSSSNIGYVMQKPENQMVTENVWHELAFGLENLGVSTSEIKSRIAEMVHFLGIQELLDYKTSELSGGQKQLLNLASVLVMKPEILLLDEPTTQLDPIASQKFIDLLVRLNREMGVTILLAEHHLESVFASADKVLILEKGELLFAGKPKMISKLINTNRQELSRFSVSLPSAVQIYLGSGIMDDCPLTVVEGKRFLARHFPIVADFREEKTASISRQIGIELKNCWFRYEKQGPDIVAGVDFQVYEGEIFTLVGGNGTGKTTLLKVIAGIKKCYRGKVSILNQPIKKAQDTVGYLPQEPEMLFIKDSIIEEYTDHLERINVNKTEQTKRINDITNLLDLNDVLTKHPLDLSGGEIQRAALGKVLLADAKVLLLDEPTKGIDNYAKKQLIYLLKKLSKQGKTILLVTHDLDFAAELSDRCGLFFQNNVLSVAAPKQFFSQHAFYTTAASRISRVSFHDLVTTDQVITACNSKKGAIHE; encoded by the coding sequence GTGGGCTATCTTGAAATTAAAAATTTGAGTTTTCAATATGCTGGAACGGATAAACCAGTTTTGAATAACGTATCTTTTTCTGTTGAACAAGGTGCATTTATTTTGCTTTGTGGTGCTTCCGGTAGTGGGAAATCGACCTTATTGAAATTGTTAAAGCCTCAATTGACACCTTCAGGTCAGCAAACAGGCGATATTTATCTGGAAAATGAAACAATTATGGCGCTACCAGAACCTTTTTCATCTAGTAATATTGGCTATGTCATGCAAAAGCCTGAAAATCAGATGGTGACTGAGAATGTTTGGCATGAATTAGCTTTTGGGTTAGAAAATTTAGGTGTATCTACTTCTGAAATTAAGAGCCGAATTGCTGAAATGGTTCATTTTCTCGGTATTCAAGAATTGCTTGATTATAAAACTAGTGAATTATCTGGGGGACAAAAGCAGTTGCTAAATTTAGCTTCTGTTTTGGTGATGAAACCAGAGATCTTGCTTTTAGATGAACCAACAACACAACTTGATCCTATTGCCTCACAAAAGTTTATCGATTTATTGGTAAGATTAAATCGAGAGATGGGAGTAACGATTTTGTTAGCTGAGCATCATTTGGAATCGGTCTTTGCATCTGCGGATAAAGTATTGATTTTAGAAAAAGGTGAGCTTCTTTTTGCGGGGAAACCTAAAATGATTTCTAAGCTAATAAATACAAATAGACAGGAGCTTAGCCGCTTTAGCGTCAGTTTGCCTAGTGCGGTGCAAATTTATTTAGGCAGTGGCATTATGGATGATTGCCCTCTTACGGTTGTTGAAGGTAAACGATTTTTGGCACGTCATTTTCCTATTGTTGCCGATTTTCGAGAAGAAAAAACAGCCTCAATCAGTAGACAGATAGGAATTGAGCTGAAAAACTGCTGGTTTCGTTATGAAAAGCAAGGGCCGGATATAGTAGCGGGTGTAGATTTTCAGGTATACGAAGGAGAAATTTTTACGCTCGTCGGTGGAAATGGAACTGGAAAAACAACCTTATTAAAAGTGATTGCCGGTATCAAAAAATGTTATCGTGGGAAAGTGTCTATCTTAAATCAACCAATCAAAAAAGCTCAAGATACTGTGGGGTATTTGCCACAAGAGCCTGAAATGTTGTTTATCAAAGATTCGATAATAGAAGAGTATACTGATCATTTAGAGCGTATAAACGTAAATAAAACAGAACAAACAAAGCGGATCAATGATATCACAAACTTACTTGACCTAAATGACGTGCTAACAAAGCATCCACTTGATTTAAGTGGTGGGGAAATTCAGCGGGCGGCACTTGGAAAAGTACTTTTAGCAGATGCAAAAGTCTTATTATTGGATGAGCCAACGAAAGGTATCGATAATTACGCTAAAAAGCAGTTGATTTATTTATTGAAGAAGCTATCCAAGCAAGGGAAAACGATCTTACTGGTAACACACGACTTAGATTTTGCTGCGGAGTTATCGGATCGCTGTGGTTTATTTTTCCAAAACAACGTATTGTCTGTGGCTGCACCCAAGCAATTTTTTAGTCAGCATGCCTTTTATACAACGGCTGCCAGTCGTATATCAAGAGTTAGTTTTCATGATTTAGTGACCACCGATCAGGTAATAACAGCATGCAATAGTAAAAAAGGAGCCATTCATGAATAA
- a CDS encoding ECF transporter S component, with the protein MNKSDIKRIVVRTMLLLLLFTIGVLLFQASEYQIVSMLLVLGACFPMYYRYEKKQMNIKELVLIAVLTSIAVLGRFLFYMIPAITPMTAIIIISGICLGSEVGFLVGSLSAITSNMLFGQGPWTPFQMFSWGIIGCVAGLPWLQQLFQKSYWFLACYGIIAGFFFSFFMDLWTVFSIDRFFSWQRYLALLLSAVPYTISYCFSNAFFSCVLFRSIQTKLQRILIKYDIK; encoded by the coding sequence ATGAATAAATCGGACATCAAACGAATAGTAGTTAGAACAATGCTACTCCTGTTGTTATTTACAATCGGTGTTCTTTTGTTTCAAGCGAGTGAGTATCAGATTGTATCGATGTTGTTAGTATTAGGTGCTTGTTTTCCTATGTATTATCGCTATGAAAAAAAGCAAATGAACATTAAAGAACTAGTTTTGATTGCTGTACTGACGTCGATTGCGGTGTTAGGTCGGTTTTTATTTTACATGATTCCAGCAATTACACCAATGACAGCGATTATTATCATTTCGGGGATTTGTTTAGGTTCAGAGGTTGGATTTTTAGTCGGTTCCTTGTCAGCAATCACTTCTAATATGTTATTTGGCCAAGGTCCGTGGACGCCCTTTCAAATGTTTTCTTGGGGCATCATCGGCTGTGTAGCTGGATTGCCGTGGTTGCAGCAATTATTTCAAAAAAGTTATTGGTTTTTAGCGTGTTATGGTATTATTGCTGGTTTTTTCTTTTCTTTTTTTATGGATCTCTGGACGGTATTTTCTATTGATCGTTTTTTTTCATGGCAAAGATATTTAGCATTATTATTGAGTGCGGTTCCGTATACCATTTCCTATTGTTTTTCAAATGCGTTCTTTTCTTGTGTACTGTTCCGATCAATTCAAACGAAGCTACAACGAATTTTGATCAAATATGATATAAAATAA
- a CDS encoding ABC transporter ATP-binding protein has translation MIDLKDVVKIYRTGGEELQALKHVSLRIAEGEFTSIMGPSGSGKSTMMNILGLLDHFDEGTYHLNGQDVTNLTSNESAHVRNKEIGFVFQSFNLMPRMSLLDNVALPMVYSGISAKERKERALEALRKVGLADRVSHRPNAISGGQKQRVAIARAIVNDPAVLMADEPTGNLDSKTTLEIMKIFQDLNDAGTTVVMVTHEPDVAQYTKRIVSFKDGEIIDDQPVIERKKL, from the coding sequence TTGATTGATTTAAAAGATGTCGTAAAAATCTATCGCACAGGCGGCGAAGAATTACAAGCCTTAAAACACGTTTCCCTCCGTATCGCTGAAGGTGAGTTTACTTCTATTATGGGACCCAGCGGATCTGGAAAGTCTACAATGATGAATATTCTTGGATTATTGGACCATTTTGATGAAGGAACGTACCATTTAAATGGTCAAGACGTAACGAATTTAACAAGCAATGAAAGTGCCCATGTTCGGAATAAAGAAATCGGCTTTGTCTTTCAATCCTTTAATTTAATGCCACGTATGTCTTTATTAGATAATGTCGCTTTGCCTATGGTTTATTCTGGTATCTCAGCTAAAGAACGAAAAGAACGTGCGTTAGAAGCCTTGAGAAAAGTTGGGTTAGCTGATCGTGTTTCTCATAGACCAAACGCAATTTCAGGTGGTCAAAAACAACGTGTCGCAATTGCCAGAGCAATTGTAAATGATCCAGCAGTTTTAATGGCTGATGAACCAACTGGAAATCTAGACTCAAAAACAACCTTAGAAATCATGAAGATTTTTCAAGATTTAAACGATGCGGGAACTACCGTTGTCATGGTGACACATGAACCGGACGTCGCACAATACACTAAAAGAATCGTTTCTTTTAAAGATGGCGAAATCATTGATGATCAACCTGTCATCGAGCGAAAAAAATTATAG